CTGGTATTTCCTGGTCTTGTGTGGTGTTAAAaccattttttcatttcaaatacagtaaaatacgTCTACAATGCTCACCTCAGTACCACCGTTGATGGTCTCTCCAAACCAGACGTGCTTCTTGCTCTCGGTGCTTCTGTACCAGTTCTTCTGGGAGATGCTCTTGGGGTGGGCATGGATGCAGGTCTCGCGGGTGGAGAAGTCACAGAACACCTTGATGGCATCATTGATGCATCCCTGGTTGGGGTCAATATAGTAGAATCCTACAgggcaggaaaaaaacagtcaCATTGCTAGAGATAGAATCTCTTAATCTTACTTCATATGGGCTAAAAAAGACATCTAAACCTAACTAAATGTAGCGGTATGTATGCCCCAGGGGTGATATCTTACCGCTGCTCCAGTCGGGGTGGCTGAGCTTGATGTCACGGCAGGTGCGGGCAGGGTTCTTCCTGGATCCCTCAGGGGTGAGCAGGTTCTCAATCTGAGTGTTAAGGGACTTAAGGGTGGCATCAACCTCGTAGTCCTTGGCTCTCAGGGCGGGCTGATCAGCTCTGTACTCATCATATCCAGAGACATCATATCCACCACCAGCAGGGCCGGGAGGTCCAGGCAGACCGGGAGCTCCAGCAGGACCCTGATATGTATAAGAGAGTGGATTGATATTTTGGATCCTATACAGGTGCTCCTTGAGGTTGTACAGTGGAGCTGAACTGTCTGGTTTACAAGACTTGTGTTGTGCTTACAGCAGGTCCGACGTATCCAGGGGGACCACGAGCACCAGGAGAGCCAATAGTACCATGGCTGCCAGCTCTGCCATCCTTACCAGGGGGTCCGTGGGGTCCAGCAGGTCCCTGAAGATGAGGTCATCACATgtaaaagtcaaacatttgcctttttttggaAATCCTGCATCCCATGTGACTGTAAATTACAGTATCTCCTGCGTTTGGTGTTTAATGATCACGAAAAGAACACAACATAACAGGGACAATTTAGAAAGTTATAAATGCCTTGTAatctttttgacatgttattaGCTCTGAACCTGGTTTATAACATTACAATGATCACTCCTTGATACTCTCTTTGCCGCGGTATCTACCATGCTGACCTGAAATAGCTCTGCTAATTCTTATCTATAAGCATTGGATTTGTTCACATGGATACAGGTGGAACAAGAAAACCATTAATGTATTAAGGTAAGGTTATTAGGATTATTCTCACTCTGGGTCCAGCAGATCCACTTGGTCCAGCAGATCCAGTGTCACCAGATGGTCCCTAAGGGGAGAGAAGGTGCATCATTGAATTGCATCATAGTAGACATCGTAGATTAGTCAATATCAGCACATGCAggagtacatttacatattttgtgtGCATTATGATGGTGGGCTGTCACTTACAGAAGGTCCGGGCATTCCCTGGAGACCAGCATGTCCACGCAGACCCTTCatgcctctctctcctttttctccagCAACTCCCTTCTCACCACGGGTTCCAGCAGGTCCctatagaacacacacacacacacgcacacacacacacacacacacacacacacacacacacacacacacacacacacacacacacacacacacacacacacacacacacacacacacacacacacacacacacacacacgttacatCAGTGTACTTTTAGTTGATGAACACTAGTTCTATGATATATGTTCATTGTACTTACAGCGGCACCTCTAGCTCCAGCGGCGCCAGCGGGTCCAGAGGGACCAGATGGGCCCTAGTGACAAGGTGAGACAAGAACAAAAGGATGAGTGAAGAAAGCAGATGCTTGTAGATGTTGTGTACGATGCATGTTGCTACTTTGAAATGGCCTGGTAGTGAATCCATTTTAAAAGAGTTGCTGTTAATACTTACAGCCTCTCCACGGTTTCCAGGTCTGCCCGAAGCTCCAGTGGGTCCAGCGGGTCCGGGGGTACCAGCAAGTCCCATGGAACCAGCAGGTCCAGGCTCACCACGGTCTCCCTAAACATGGTGGAAAAGTGTAAATGCGGGTCAGAGCAcagcgtatgtgtgtgtgctctgtatACAAACGTGTTTTAAAGTGTATGAAAGGGCATTACCTTGAATCCAGGATTACCAGGACGGCCAGGGGGTCCATCGTTACCGGGGCTGCCCTGTAGATGGTGAAATATATTACAGTTGACACAtaaatgtctgtctttataTCAAACTATCATGTTAGGTTGTTTGtgagtctgtgtttttgttcatctaCTCAAGTAAGAATTGATACGTCAATATATTGCTGTCCTCTGTGCAATACGATAATCGATAGGCTGGGGCTgaatatcaatattttaattaattaaggtTGCGATCAACATATGAATGAGGGAAACTTGGACAAGTTAACTAGCAGAAGAGGAAGACGTTTTCAACAGGATGGCGGACATCAGTTTGAGAAAATCAGGATCTGTCCCAGCCATGTCCAAGTCCAAAGTAAGGACCTATAGTTGCTCTGTAgttctgtaatttttatttacagaccaaaaagctgttttttacagttttgactTGCAttgataaaaacagaaaacctgcatttaacattttcacagACATTTTGTATTCATAGTTAGACTGGTATTGCAATGTATCATTATAGGATTGTCAAGCACTATATTTATTATAACAGAACAGCCATGTCTCGTGCATCCTAGTATTGTGAGTTACCctgtgattcccacccctactgcTAACAGGTCATCACAGTACTTGTTATTGGCCTGTTCAATCCTTACCTCACGTCCAGCCTCTCCCTGAGGTCCAGTCATGCCAGGCAGGCCAATGTTGCCAGGGGGACCACGGGCTCCAGAGGGACCAGGAGGTCCAACTCTACCAGGCTCTCCCTGTGATGGGATGCAGAGAAAATTTAGTGGATTTTTAGCAAAGATGCATGTGTGGGGCATTCAAACCATCCAGCAAAATGGGCATGGTGACTGAAAATGTTcctctattttcttttacattttacagttgtgATTGTTTAAACTGATAATATTTAACTGCCAGTACACATTTTGGGAAAGTTCCATGTTGGAGATGAAGGCTTtatatgtttaaattaaaaattgaaaaaacatggTTCTGAGGCAATCATAGTGCAGGTATTATCAGTATTAATTAGTACATACCAAACCACCAGCTCCACCAGGTGCACCACGATCTCCTCTAGCACCGGGCAGACCAACGAATCCCTGAGGTCCAAGAAGACCACTGGTTCCAGGGGGACCACTAGGACCCTAAAAACACACAGGTcacatttgaatgttttgatGATGGCGATCTATGGATTTATATGACCATAATAGAGATATAAACGCTGTTATAATTATTTGACcaactgttttttaaacatttcagtgTTCCATGGTCTCATAATTTTGACCTGAAAAAAGCAATAACTTACTGGGGGACCAGACTCTCCAGAGGGTCCTTTCTCTCCAGATAGACCAGGTGGTCCAACCATGCCCTGCTCTCCAGAAGGACCAGCGGGACCGGGATCACCACGGAGACCACGAGGACCATCCTTACCAGCGGGACCAGCATGGCCAGGGGGTCCAACAATACCCTGAGAGGGGAAGAGGTGGAGAATGTGTTATTGTCAATTGGGATCACTCTGTTTCACTGATATGAGAAGCAGCATGATGAGCGCAGTCAGTGTTGGCTTTCATGTGTGTTAACTAATCATCATTATCTTTACATAATCATCGTAAATATAAGAGCAATACTCACAGCGGGACCAGCTGCACCAACTCTGCCAGCAGCACCAGAGAAACCAGTCAGACCCTGCCATCGGAAACACACACCATCAAAGGTTAAAGCACACAGTGGCCATCATAATGTGTAGTGTCACTGtgtatatgtttatgtgtgtttgtgtgtggacatCAAAGGTACAATAAAGTATTTCCTTGCCTTGGTGCAGAGGTAAAATAGAACAGAAAGAACACAAAATGCTCAATTGGCTAACCttcaaatgttgacattttaaaaggagtACTGCTGTAGCTATGTGgggtattttttaaaaactcatttatTCCCAACAATAGAGGCAAGGAACCCCATTTATGAGAGGCTAAAAGGAGGCCAATTATGATTTTGTGACTCAAGCTGCAATAAAAATCTTAGTCGCTCTTGTGGTGAAAAACAGAGCCATTTGACGTTCTCAAAATGAAACTTTGATATTTCTGATTAAATTGGCACATTAGCTTTTGGATTTAATTTGCAGTTACTATGCCCCAATTAGGCTGAAGTGAGTGTTGGCGTGTTTGTGACAAGTGCAACAGTGATgaaatctgtgtttgtgtgctaatACAATGTTTCAACACTCACAGGTGGGCCGTTGTCTCCACGAGGACCAGCAGGTCCAGCAGCGCCAGCAGGACCCTAGATAAACAGATGAAGAAATCAGACACCATTCCATATTGCTATCATACATATCTCATCTGAGTTTATAAAGTACAATCCTCCGTTCTATCCCAGAGAGGTTTAAtgtaatctaaatgtaaatctaGTAATGATGTGGTGTCAAAGTGAATGCTCTCACTGTATTATTTTGACCCCATTTTAAAGACTGTCTGATATCTAATAAATGAAGTCATGGTAAAGCACATCTATTCCATTCAGGTTAGATTTACCAAGTAGCAATGCAAGTGTGTGTAAGCCCAGTGTAAACGGTACTAACAGCAGGTCCAGACTGTCCAGCGGGTCCAGCAGGGCCAGCGGTGCCAGTTTCTCCCTTGACTCCAGCAGGTCCACGCTCTCCTCTTGCTCCAGTCTGACCATCAGCGCCCTGTAGGGAGCAAGTTGGGTTGGGGTTGGGTCAATATCTGGgaaattgtgtatgtgtgtgtttttgttttgtagtatATAGTACATTTCATATTGGATTGCAAGGTGGTTGGCTTACAGGGGGTCCAGCAAATCCAGCAGATCCAGCAGGGCCAACCTCTCCACGCTCTCCCTGTAGACAACAAGCAGCAGGTCAGGAAGAATGTTTATGCTGCACATAACACAGCTCTATGTAGTCTTAAGATCTTCAACGGGTATGTACTTTAGGTCAACCTATTTAGTGTGAATATGGTAAAACAGCTTATGTTTAGTTATAATGAAGATAGTCAGCCACAGTTACTTACAGGGGATCCACGAGCTCCAGCAGGGCCGGAGGGTCCAAAGCCACCACTCTCACCCTAGAAGACAGAACAGTGAGTCCTTTAGTTTAGCATAGAtagttccatccatccatccatccatcatccatccatccatgcatccattcatacacacacacacacacacacacaaacacaaaatcaaacacacacgcacgcacacacacacacacacacaaaagacatcTTTTGTCAGCATCATCATTGTTTTAGACCTTGTGTTGACTTTTGTACTGTAGATGTACTACTAGCAGTAGAAAAACTGTCAATTGGAAAACTTGATCAGATGATATGAGTCCTACAAAAGATAATGTTCTGTATTGTCTGTTTTTGGGGCaacacacaatttaaatatcgtttcattgttttgttgtatttctgccTCTACATAGGCCAACACGCAGGAAAGATTGTGGAATAAGAATAAcctatatatttaaaatatatagtcGTGCATTTGTCTGCtgcatttattatattattaccaCTGCTATCTGAAATGAAGTTGAGGTTTAGCCATTGttgtaatattataatattgtaaAACAGCCATTAGATGGCAGTGTTGAGGTTCTAGCTACAGATCCAACGCTACAGCATGGGTTATCCTACAGAGGAGTGGGATATACAAGGATACAAATTTGGGTTGGTCAGGCAAGAGATCATTTCTGACAGTGATTTGATCTCAACAACACGTCTTGATAGTTCTATACTGTAGGTCACTGTAACACTAGTCTGTCAGCCATCTTGAATGATGTCAGAGGCAGGCAGCCATTTTTATGTCATAAAATTTTTTCCATACCCTTAATTAATctgtgttacattttaattcTAAAACACCTTTGTTCTAATGGtttatgtaatttgttttgtgttaaataatatCCACAAATTCCAGACTTACCTTATCTCCATTAGCTCCAGTGGGTCCAGGAGGTCCGGCAGGTCCGGGCATACCCtagaaacagagaggagaggatagTCAGAACAAGGCTTTGGTTGCTACACTCAAACTAACGTAATGAGTGGTTACCATTTTTACATCAAGTGCCTCAAGAAAAATTAGAGTTACTTACACGGCTACCATCTCTGCCAGCATTTCCTTCAGGTCCTCTGTGTCCACCCTCTCcctaggagagagagaggaggaaatgtTAGGGAAGAAAGACATTCTGATTAACAAACATGAGATATCTGAGGGCTAAAATTTGTATTTGCAGGTGCTAGATGTTTGGAACTTACCTTCTCTCCCTTTGCTCCAGGAACACCAGCAGCTCCACGCTCACCTGGCATGCCACCTGGTCCCTGGTGTCCAGCAGCACCGGCAGCTCCAGCAGCGCCAGGCTCTCCCTGGAAACAGACATGACAATCTATGGCTCCTTTTTGcattaaacacacatgctcccataaatacagtatctcatatatatagatagatagatagatagatagatagatagatagatagatagatagatagatagacatgcACTGACATGTTCTGATTCTACAGgaatattacattattacattcaAAAGAAAATTTCCTTCATAACCTTTCTCCCTGCAGCCATGGCATCATCTTACCTTGCCACCATCGCTTCCGGGGGCTCCAGCGGGTCCACGGGGTCCAATAGGTCCCTGAGCGCCAGAAGCTCCGGCAGCACCAGGGTTACCACGCTCTCCCTGGAGGAACACACAGAGGGGGTCAGTGTATTGTGTTTAGCTACTCAAAGCCGGttgttgtaatattttattatatggATGCAAATGTAATCTGCCACAGAGAAAGATATATTCTGTTTGTATTCTGACTATTTTTCTGGTTTTGGCATCTTACAATCTATCAATCTGTGAGGAAACTAGAAGAATATTGGGTCTCTTGGCACACAGGCATGAACTAGTAAAACTAACCTTGGAACCAGCAATTCCAGCAACTCCATGGTCCCCTGGGATTCCCTATAGACAGGAAGGTGGGTTAGAGATGTACTGCTTATTCTACCATTTATATGGTTAAACTGTGCAACATGgtgggagtgtgtttgtgtgttacttACTCTCTCTCCGGGCTTGCCAGCCTCTCCAGGCCCTCCAGCGGGTCCAGGCAGACcctgaaaacagaaaatcaaaaCATCAGGACCACTGAACTCAACTTAGTCCTTTTTGCAGCTACTGCTATCTAGCTCAGGAAGATGGGTTGTGTAGCTAGAACGGAATTGCAATTAGACTGAATTTGCTCTGATTTGggcctttttatgtttttgaacatgcttttttatttttacattttcttagCTCTGTTTACAGTGAGCAGGGAATTAGAAATAGATTATGGATCCAAACCTGGAAGCCAGGGGCTCCAGCAGGTCCCTGCTCTCCCTTCTCACCAGGGCCGCCctgtaaagagaaagagagaagaccAATGTTAAAAACAGCATACTGATGGTTGTAGTAccaaaatcacataaaaaaatggtGCACGTGATTTGTCCGAACAGATGTGTATTAGTATATAAGGATGCTTACAGCGGGTCCAGTTGGGCCAGTGGCTCCATTGTTGCCATCAGGTCCAGGGAGTCCCTAGAGACACGATGACATGTTTTAACGACTGACAATAAAGctgcaaaacattttatcaaTGAGTTACTTTATTAAACACATTCTGGGTATTTTTCACTTACTCTCAGACCAGTGGCACCAGTGGATCCCTTATCTCCAGGCTTGCCAGCATCACCCTAAAGTAGGTATGAGGTTGGTTAAGCACAGGTCATGACaaacttgaaaaacaaaaacacaaattatgcAGTTTCAAATGCTCATGTTTCAGTCTTGACTTTATTTCTACTTACAGAAGGTCCTTTGGGTCCGGGGAAACCAATGTTTCCGGGCTGGCCTCTTGGTCCAGTTGGGCCGGGAGGTCCAGTGCGGCCATCTTGTCCGGCGGGGCCCTGGAGGAGGAAACAGAATGTATAGCAGGAAGTCATGttaattgcatttatttgagCAAATATTATGTATAGTTAATATCATAAACAGCACAGAATGAGACTGATGGGAATGTCTGTGTCCTGAAGTAAAAGCTGTGaagattattaatattaaattcaCATGTTTTAGTGTAATATTTAGATTTACTCACAGAGGCTCCCTCCTTTCCTGGGGGTCCGGAGCTTCCAGGGCTTCCTGGGAGACCCTGTACAAAGTACACATCAGTCATTAAGATGCATGTATTGTCATTCATTTGAAAAGTTGCAGCTGACCCCTTGGGCCAACTACCTTTCAACAATATCTTGGGTTGAATCATGCACACAAGGCAAATTTACATCACACGATAGCCTCATACTAAAGCCATTTCTGCACTATTGCTCCACGCTATTGTAACTCAACTATTCCAATTTGCCACAGGCCTATTCTGCCTTTGAACTAGACTCAGAGAACAAACAGCCATCACATCTGTCTGACAAACCCAGAACTTAGCAAAAGACTCACTCTAAGACCAGCTGGGCCAGATTCTCCGGCGCGGCCAGCATCTCCAGGGGGTCCACGAGGTCCAGGAGAACCAGTGGAACCACGGGCACCAGGCATGCCCTacaagaaggagaaaaagaggtCCAAGAGAAATAAGGAGGAAGTTTTGTCTTGAACCCTGACTATATTTGGAGGCAAAACTTAGTCAGGTTTCTTATCAGTGTAATTAAATGTTGGTGGAAGGAGATCTTGTTCATTGAAGACTCACAATTGGGCCAGTTCTTCCCTCACTACCAGGCATGCCACGGCTGCCGGGGGATCCCTGTAAGAGGCACACAGGCATTAGCAGGGGAGCCAAGAAACGCAGCTCTGAATATGGAAGAATCATTTGGGCACAACAGCACCCATCAGAGACGTTGGTCTGGTACTCACTCTAGCTCCACGGCCTCCAGCAGGTCCAGTGGCACCAAGCTCACCAGTTGGTCCTCTCTTGCCCTCCTCACCCTGAGGTCCGGGGGGTCCCTGAGGTCCAGAGTTACCCTGAGGAAGGCAAGAGAGAAGATGAAGGACAGCAGTCATAATCACAATATTCAGAGATGTTCAGTTTCTGTTtggtgacattttaaacaaaaagaacagGATCAGGATGGGAACTCACAGGCTCTCCTTTGGGTCCGCTGTCTCCCTTAACACCCTGAGCACCAGGATCTCCCTAAAAGAGATAAGCAGATGCAACTATTGAAACAATCGATCATCTGTGTACAATCATTTGTGAATGTTTCTGTGTCAGTATGCGTTGTGTGTAGGTACATCTCCATATtacatatgtatgttttttgtgaatatttgtgAGTTGGTTGTGTACTTACAGAAAGGCCTCTCTGTCCAGCAGGACCCTGAGGACCCTGGGGTCCAGGTCCTCCTCTTGGTCCAGGGAAGCCAGGAGCTCCAC
The genomic region above belongs to Etheostoma cragini isolate CJK2018 chromosome 14, CSU_Ecrag_1.0, whole genome shotgun sequence and contains:
- the col1a2 gene encoding collagen alpha-2(I) chain isoform X1 encodes the protein MLSFVDSRILLLLAVTSYLASCQFSGPRGDKGPRGDRGPKGPNGRDGKPGLPGPAGPPGPPGLGGNFAAQYDGSKAPDPAPGPPGLVGPRGPPGPPGPPGPQGHTGHPGEPGEPGQTGPLGARGPPGPPGKSGEDGNNGRPGKPGDRGTPGPQGARGFPGTPGLPGMKGHRGYTGLDGRKGENGGAGAKGEPGAHGASGSPGLAGARGMSGERGRAGPAGPAGARGADGNVGPAGPAGPLGAAGPPGFPGGPGPKGEIGPAGATGPTGAQGARGEPGLNGAVGPVGPAGNPGANGLNGAKGAAGTPGVSGAPGFPGPRGGPGPQGPQGPAGQRGLSGDPGAQGVKGDSGPKGEPGNSGPQGPPGPQGEEGKRGPTGELGATGPAGGRGARGSPGSRGMPGSEGRTGPIGMPGARGSTGSPGPRGPPGDAGRAGESGPAGLRGLPGSPGSSGPPGKEGASGPAGQDGRTGPPGPTGPRGQPGNIGFPGPKGPSGDAGKPGDKGSTGATGLRGLPGPDGNNGATGPTGPAGGPGEKGEQGPAGAPGFQGLPGPAGGPGEAGKPGERGIPGDHGVAGIAGSKGERGNPGAAGASGAQGPIGPRGPAGAPGSDGGKGEPGAAGAAGAAGHQGPGGMPGERGAAGVPGAKGEKGEGGHRGPEGNAGRDGSRGMPGPAGPPGPTGANGDKGESGGFGPSGPAGARGSPGERGEVGPAGSAGFAGPPGADGQTGARGERGPAGVKGETGTAGPAGPAGQSGPAGPAGAAGPAGPRGDNGPPGLTGFSGAAGRVGAAGPAGIVGPPGHAGPAGKDGPRGLRGDPGPAGPSGEQGMVGPPGLSGEKGPSGESGPPGPSGPPGTSGLLGPQGFVGLPGARGDRGAPGGAGGLGEPGRVGPPGPSGARGPPGNIGLPGMTGPQGEAGREGSPGNDGPPGRPGNPGFKGDRGEPGPAGSMGLAGTPGPAGPTGASGRPGNRGEAGPSGPSGPAGAAGARGAAGPAGTRGEKGVAGEKGERGMKGLRGHAGLQGMPGPSGPSGDTGSAGPSGSAGPRGPAGPHGPPGKDGRAGSHGTIGSPGARGPPGYVGPAGPAGAPGLPGPPGPAGGGYDVSGYDEYRADQPALRAKDYEVDATLKSLNTQIENLLTPEGSRKNPARTCRDIKLSHPDWSSGFYYIDPNQGCINDAIKVFCDFSTRETCIHAHPKSISQKNWYRSTESKKHVWFGETINGGTEFTYNDETLSPQSMATQLAFMRLLSNQASQNITYHCKNSNAYMSEETGNLKKAVVLQGSNDVELRAEGNSRFTFSVLEDGCTRHTGEWSKTVIEYRTNKPSRLPILDIAPLDIGGADQEFGLDIGPVCFK